The region aaccaaatcattttgtggtgcatttgtccactcacatgctcttcaggattcATATTTCGGTCATATGCATAGCAAGTACAAggctctatcagttgagttatTGCACAACTTGATCATgttcgaacaagcttgtaaatgtagttggttatgtaatccaaatgttaaaatgtttcaccgtacaagtcatgtgctacagtaaaagtgttttgatgttataagataggattgtgtgaggaacagggcacaaagtaagtgtttatgaacttatAACATGCCGTTTCAtgctttgtgtgaaagtgaataaaagttattgttgttgtagcacctctagtgtttatttcaccaggacaCTTATGTGGTAAGGACAATGAAGCATGTAAAAATGATTAAGAAAAAACGTAGGTATAGTTACAAgattctatgagatcaggttgtGGCATTTTCTAggttaaaaaaaacatctgtgtaCTTCAACCATTCCAGAAACCAATATTCTGATCTGAAGGACCTTTATTGCCAACACATGAACCCAATACAGCAAAAAACCTTAGTAGAAGAAGGATCTTATTTTCAATAGTCTAAAATTAACACTCTCACTTTTCGAGGCCTCACTTGGtacattgatttttgttttttccaatGTTAAGTGCATGGGCTGTGTGGCCTTATATGAAATCATATTTTCAGCTTGGTGCTAAgtattgatttttaatttttatttttattgctgttCAATTATGCAAAACCCTTATAGATGAAATTAAGAAAAAAGTTTTTGCACCCTTTTTGTCTCAGACAGATTtcgcacgcacacactctctcacatccCAGTCTCCTCTCTCACACTCTGTCTCACACACTTGTTCTCCATAGGGTTCGCCCTCTCTCTGAATCCCTAAATGATCTCTTCAGAGAAGTCTCCCACTTACAGAGGCGTATCACAGACCTTAACAATCGCCTAGCAACCCTAGAACCCTTCCTCCGTCATCATGGTTACCGTGAGGAAGGAGAGGATGGAGAGGAAAGCAAGGAGCTGCCTCCACTGAGTATGAGAGCGATGGGACCAAGCCAAGCCAAGTATCCACGGCGGTACAGGGTTCGAGTGGTCCGTCCTGTGAACCGGGTGGTACGCACTAGGCGAGTAAGAGTGTTCAATAATGAGAATGGAAAGGTCAAAACGAGTGAGAGTGAGAGGTAGAGAGATAGAAGGTGAGGAGAGCATAAAAGTTGTTTATCaatagaaaggagagagagagagagaaggatctgCAAATATAATAACCAAATATGTTGTTTATACTGTTTCATGGATACTGTTCTGGAAATAACTTTTATACTACAGATTAAATAAACTGTAATTCACATATCAGACATACTAGCAGTGATACTTGAGTACCTGGACAAAACAagctatgaaaaaaacaaaaacaaaaaaaagtttatgtACGGCAgaggaattattttggattaatCTGTTAAACATATTCAGGGGTATTCTGTTACATTTTGGTGAAACCTCCTGGTTCTTCcattttctcacaaaatgtgttttcCTTGTGAACTGTAATGTTAACTATTAATAATAAACACTGACAAATCTAACATTCAGTCAAGTAAGAAAAACATTAGAAAACAGGATTGTTTCAAACTGACTGTCAGCTCTGAAGAAAATTATGGTGTTGACAAAATAGCTATGCTTGAAAATCACCTGTGTTGACATACAGAAGCCATTTTATTTTTCTGGTGTTGCTCACTACTAACTGAACCTACCTAAAATGAgggaaattatattaaaaaaaaataaaataaaaaaaatataaaacaaaacatgtggGTGACAAATGGTTGTGACAGAAAATCAGATAAATCagggtcagatattgctctgtaattACCACACATCCGGGGATTTAGACAatcagactgctcatccgggttctcctgcttctcggatcactgtgcgatctctgcaagtaagctaataaaattatttaaactcaaatcaatgtttcatttgaatttatttatttatttggcaagtagtcttgtaataggctgaatattgaggagtcagacggtcattttcacaaaataaacaccaacagaactccgacgcaaacaGGAGGTTCattccagctgttcagcgatttctttcttctcaaaatacataatttcaacccaaatcaatattttatatccatgtatttatttatttggttagtagccatgtaataagcaggataatataaatgtatgtacAAAATAAATGTGCGATAACAACTGACTGACTGTAAATtaaattatcccttacatatatataaatactgtatatatatatatatatatatatatatatatatatatatatatatatatatatatatacagtatgtatcagAACTGGTATTGGATGCTAAAATTttgttatgcattttcactttgtcaataacaGAAACCCCTCAcctttaacacatttatttatgaaGAGACTGTAATTCCTGATTTAAAATTTTTCCATgtgatattttagaaatatttgtaacctaagtaatgcacttaaaagtaaCTATCTTATTTGAATGTCAGTAACTGTAACTTAATTACAAGAatcaaaatgtaatgtgttacacttgtTTTAGActataaaagtagcctaattatgttacagtaactaattactttgtaattagattacatccaACACAATACATGTGACAGTTATCAACTATACAAGTGTCCATTCATCTCTGTGTGTAGTACTTTTCCAAGTTCAGATCTCAAAGGTGCAATTAAAATTACCTGGCAGAAAACCAGGCCTGAAGAATTTGTGCGATATGTGGAAAACTTTCAGGATAATACCAATGAAAAAAGGCttgagagaaaaaagagaaactCCAGCTCATGAATCTGTCTTTACAAATATGGCAAAACAAggataaaactaaataaaaattcaatttctatctattgtgttttaaaggtaataaaataaaaccaaatatTTATCAAATACATATT is a window of Myxocyprinus asiaticus isolate MX2 ecotype Aquarium Trade chromosome 8, UBuf_Myxa_2, whole genome shotgun sequence DNA encoding:
- the LOC127444892 gene encoding uncharacterized protein LOC127444892 isoform X3 — protein: MENGATSEISVKTAPYKSMKILMVPLVVVALLPLSCLGISNEVDYGNWNYREGAENVNVANIRSVTRILDAWGKRIFKDIKTLLHSQPSALLPDYSRVRPLSESLNDLFREVSHLQRRITDLNNRLATLEPFLRHHGYREEGEDGEESKELPPLSMRAMGPSQAKYPRRYRVRVVRPVNRVVRTRRVRVFNNENGKVKTSESER